The following coding sequences lie in one Liolophura sinensis isolate JHLJ2023 chromosome 4, CUHK_Ljap_v2, whole genome shotgun sequence genomic window:
- the LOC135464815 gene encoding uncharacterized protein C7orf57 homolog, producing MPGSKKASECGWFYHAPARTASQSDEPAPAPAPSQIPGLSDLPYEEEQPRLTNLRDTDTKYIRLAKQGGRPDLLQMKQFPSPPKEAQGYPRCEWFYLQDNAASDAAEKPEEKPYEFKLPEYMVHRPRQQPVDFEAHDGSDPNSRYNKRAPYAFDKLTTYEREGESAADKMSMKIPEAKKYGYGVRQGKKVVLKKTGPAPERVKPVTTSQVSSMDTKPKYQAMPEPKDLGQSGTVMSTLLSYGYEREWHDRLKRWQSKQEQARETLAIMRSPDGPPTGALNKRIDSGKSRDEEELFKLSRFKNVPPRVDDRQKPELLKSAAVH from the exons GCTGGTTTTACCATGCTCCTGCCCGGACAGCCTCGCAGTCTGACGAGCCTGCCCCTGCTCCGGCACCCTCACAAATTCCAGGCCTGAGTGATCTCCCTTATGAGGAGGAACAACCACGACTGACAAACCTCCGTGACACAGATACCAAGTACATCAGGCTGGCAAAGCAAGGTGGAAGACcag ACCTATTACAGATGAAACAGTTTCCATCTCCACCTAAGGAGGCACAGGGCTACCCACGATGCGAGTGGTTTTACTTACAGGATAATGCCGCATCTGATGCTGCTGAAAAGCCAGAAGAAAA GCCTTACGAGTTTAAACTACCAGAGTACATGGTGCATCGGCCAAGACAACAGCCTGTCGACTTTGAGGCTCATGATGGATCAGATCCAAACAGCCGATACAACAAACGGGCCCCTTACGCCTTTGACAAACTAACTACCTATGAAAGAGAAGGGGAATCGGCTGCGGATAAAATGTCCATGAAAATCCCAGAGGCCAAGAAATATGGCTACGGTGTACGGCAGGGCAAGAAAGTAGTGCTGAAGAAAACAGGGCCAGCTCCGGAGAGAGTGAAGCCTGTGACTACCTCCCAGGTATCCTCAATGGATACAAAACCTAAATATCAGGCTAT GCCTGAACCTAAAGATTTGGGTCAATCTGGTACTGTGATGAGCACACTGCTGTCTTACGGCTACGAGAGAGAGTGGCACGACAGACTGAAGAGGTGGCAGTCCAAGCAGGAGCAGGCACGAGAGACACTGGCGATCATGAGGAGCCCTGATGGCCCTCCCACAGGGGCCTTGAATAAAAGGATAGACTCGGGCAAATCCAG agatGAAGAAGAGTTGTTTAAGCTTAGCAG ATTCAAGAATGTTCCCCCACGAGTGGACGACCGCCAAAAACCAGAGCTGTTAAAGTCGGCCGCTGTTCATTAA